In Candidatus Eisenbacteria bacterium, a single window of DNA contains:
- a CDS encoding peptidylprolyl isomerase → MRKYLGVFILMLTVGSLLFSCSGKKDSTSGEGKEAIGDVAALVNGEAITMPQVDRVVSHWRQSEKAPVDLGLPVTELRKEALKQLTERILLFQEAERKGFRADSLVVDRQMQAFMSRFRSPEELTEALTGMNFELEELREAFKQDLSIQEFIQADVSSSISIDSTAIRRYYDENMDQFVTGEEVEAQHILFKLDQEAPAEEVNAVLERANPVLARAKSGEDFDALAKEFSEGPTGPNGGHLGSFGRNRMVAPFDEAVFALKVGKVSELVRTRFGFHIIKLESRKEGGRMAFSQARPQIENQLRQEALGEKLSSLVETLRKDADIKSQLN, encoded by the coding sequence ATGCGCAAATATCTCGGCGTTTTTATACTTATGCTCACTGTCGGATCGTTGTTGTTTTCCTGTTCCGGGAAAAAGGATTCCACCAGCGGGGAGGGGAAAGAGGCTATCGGAGATGTGGCGGCTCTCGTTAATGGAGAGGCGATCACGATGCCCCAGGTCGACCGGGTCGTTTCTCATTGGCGGCAATCCGAGAAGGCGCCGGTCGATCTCGGTCTTCCGGTAACAGAGTTAAGGAAGGAAGCCCTGAAGCAATTGACGGAGCGGATACTGCTCTTTCAGGAGGCCGAGCGCAAGGGATTCAGGGCCGATTCTCTTGTGGTTGATAGACAGATGCAGGCTTTCATGAGCCGCTTTCGATCTCCAGAGGAGTTGACGGAAGCTTTGACCGGAATGAACTTTGAACTTGAAGAGCTGCGCGAGGCTTTCAAGCAGGATCTGTCGATACAGGAATTTATACAGGCGGATGTGAGCTCTTCCATCTCAATCGATTCCACCGCCATCCGGCGGTATTACGATGAGAATATGGATCAATTTGTGACGGGTGAAGAAGTGGAAGCCCAGCATATCCTTTTCAAACTTGATCAAGAAGCTCCGGCCGAAGAGGTGAACGCGGTTCTGGAGCGGGCGAATCCCGTTCTGGCCCGGGCTAAGAGCGGAGAGGATTTTGATGCGCTGGCGAAGGAATTTTCGGAAGGCCCCACGGGTCCCAATGGTGGACATCTCGGCTCTTTCGGAAGAAACCGAATGGTCGCACCCTTTGATGAGGCGGTCTTTGCCTTAAAGGTTGGAAAGGTCAGTGAGCTCGTGCGGACCCGTTTTGGATTTCACATCATTAAATTGGAGAGTCGGAAAGAGGGGGGACGGATGGCGTTCAGCCAAGCCCGGCCCCAAATCGAAAACCAACTCCGGCAGGAGGCTCTTGGCGAGAAGCTCTCCAGTTTGGTAGAGACACTCCGCAAGGATGCTGATATCAAGAGCCAGCTTAATTGA
- the maf gene encoding septum formation protein Maf: MIGKSPPAEEILRRGSEDLILASRSARRKMLLEMLGVSFRIVPPPEDPPAAERVSDPERYAVTQALQKCRAVALNQPEDSPVVILGADTIVILGEDVLEKPKDEDEAFRYLKQLAGREHTVITGLALHRRGDGREVTGYEASRVRMAALDDGTIRRYIRTGEPMDKAGAYGIQGIGALIIEAVSGCYFNVVGLPLARLRRLFEELET; encoded by the coding sequence ATGATCGGGAAAAGCCCACCGGCCGAAGAGATTTTGCGGCGGGGAAGCGAGGATCTCATTCTTGCCTCGCGATCCGCCCGGCGGAAAATGCTGCTTGAGATGTTGGGCGTTTCCTTCCGAATTGTCCCTCCGCCTGAAGATCCCCCGGCGGCGGAAAGGGTCTCGGATCCTGAACGCTATGCCGTGACCCAGGCCTTGCAGAAGTGCCGGGCGGTGGCGCTGAACCAGCCGGAAGATTCTCCGGTCGTTATCCTAGGCGCTGATACAATTGTTATCCTCGGTGAGGATGTTTTGGAAAAACCGAAGGACGAGGATGAAGCTTTCCGGTACCTCAAACAGCTGGCCGGCCGGGAACACACGGTGATCACCGGTCTCGCCCTGCATCGAAGGGGGGACGGCCGGGAAGTCACCGGATATGAAGCGAGCCGGGTTCGTATGGCCGCGTTGGATGATGGAACCATCCGTCGTTATATCAGAACCGGTGAGCCGATGGATAAGGCCGGAGCCTATGGGATTCAGGGCATCGGCGCCCTTATCATTGAGGCCGTCTCCGGCTGCTATTTCAATGTCGTCGGACTGCCGCTCGCCAGATTGCGCCGGCTCTTTGAGGAATTGGAAACCTGA
- the dtd gene encoding D-tyrosyl-tRNA(Tyr) deacylase, with amino-acid sequence MNAVVQRVSRAEVRVDGLITGSIGPGLLILLGVRRDDGPEDVRWTAEKCASLRIFNDSDGKMNLGLAETGGGILVISQFTLLGDCRKGRRPSFVQAAPPDKAKVLYEDFVSHLLGMGFRVETGVFQAMMDVELVNDGPVTLIIDSQAAASSASDSRTVGEAGS; translated from the coding sequence TTGAACGCCGTTGTTCAAAGGGTCAGCCGGGCCGAAGTCCGTGTTGACGGTCTGATCACCGGTTCCATTGGACCCGGGCTCCTCATCTTGCTGGGCGTCCGCCGCGACGACGGCCCGGAGGATGTCCGGTGGACCGCCGAAAAATGCGCCTCGCTTCGAATTTTCAACGATTCCGACGGCAAGATGAATCTCGGTTTAGCCGAAACCGGCGGCGGAATTCTCGTTATTTCACAATTCACGCTGCTGGGAGATTGCCGCAAGGGAAGGCGACCCAGTTTTGTACAAGCGGCGCCTCCTGATAAAGCCAAGGTTCTTTACGAAGATTTTGTCTCCCATTTGCTCGGAATGGGTTTCAGAGTGGAAACGGGGGTTTTTCAGGCGATGATGGATGTCGAGCTGGTCAATGACGGACCGGTGACCCTCATTATCGATAGTCAGGCCGCCGCTTCCAGCGCCTCGGACTCCCGGACCGTCGGAGAGGCCGGGTCATGA
- a CDS encoding SAM-dependent methyltransferase yields MPSQRTRITTPESLAGPFADLACRRLEKWSAAGRGGGILDPGCGSGLFLNLMMERLPHDQGYSFCGIEVDEALARLAAQRLVHQNLKIYHGDFLFDGWREVRNGGAVWNPETQTFRAVIGNPPYLGFKSQGAALRRRLSLTYGPGFGKCDLSGFSMMRSIQLVEPGGLIALILPRYWLEGGTGKALRDQLIRECDIVEIRQWPGGHLFPGAGVQVLGLWARKRHRPGSTGKMHYYLMPENSMDGDPLDRRSMEYSKTREPWPLLLKSEERFLEILRSHGSALETWAAPAQGIITGADRSRGGGGIFVLDPEEVDDLKWTREERRFLFPWIKSRQLEPLRVGKTPASLLHLPPETDLALLPGIRRHLLKYKSHLERRREVAKGRIPWWSLQWGRKEELFRGARILTPAKARIVRAAAAPEGIRFSADIYTWRLCEGVLRRFEGVTARQAVFWLALYLSSRPGRIASRLLGKKLGSVVELYPQTQRLVPVPVPDSAGWRRISQGMEGWLSPQGIAACTPDELYLQADDIVASILRPTAEEKDLMEEIESIWDPPVGAEGHFPNDIKPSLRPDQHQAE; encoded by the coding sequence ATGCCCTCACAGCGGACCCGCATCACCACGCCGGAATCGCTGGCCGGTCCCTTTGCCGACCTGGCCTGCCGCCGCTTGGAAAAATGGTCGGCGGCGGGGCGGGGGGGGGGCATCCTGGATCCCGGGTGCGGATCGGGTCTCTTTCTGAATCTGATGATGGAGCGGCTGCCCCATGATCAAGGGTATTCTTTCTGTGGTATTGAGGTGGATGAGGCGCTGGCCCGATTGGCCGCACAGCGACTGGTCCATCAGAATTTAAAAATCTATCACGGCGATTTTCTTTTTGACGGATGGCGGGAGGTCCGGAACGGGGGCGCGGTTTGGAATCCGGAAACGCAAACCTTCCGGGCGGTCATCGGTAATCCACCCTACCTGGGTTTCAAATCACAAGGGGCCGCGCTCCGCCGGCGGTTATCCCTCACCTACGGCCCGGGTTTTGGAAAATGTGATCTTTCCGGCTTTTCAATGATGCGGTCGATCCAACTGGTGGAACCGGGGGGTCTCATTGCATTGATTCTGCCGCGGTATTGGCTGGAGGGTGGAACAGGAAAGGCGCTGAGGGATCAGCTTATCCGTGAGTGCGATATAGTGGAGATCCGGCAATGGCCCGGCGGCCACCTTTTTCCCGGGGCGGGTGTCCAGGTCCTCGGTCTTTGGGCTCGAAAGCGGCACAGACCGGGGTCCACCGGCAAAATGCATTATTATTTGATGCCTGAAAATAGTATGGACGGCGATCCTTTGGACCGGCGCTCGATGGAATATTCCAAGACCCGGGAACCCTGGCCGCTGCTGTTAAAGTCGGAAGAACGATTTCTTGAAATCCTTCGATCGCATGGAAGCGCCCTTGAGACGTGGGCCGCCCCGGCGCAGGGTATCATTACCGGCGCCGATCGCTCCCGCGGGGGCGGGGGCATATTTGTTCTCGATCCCGAAGAAGTGGATGACCTCAAATGGACGCGCGAGGAAAGGCGATTCCTTTTCCCCTGGATCAAATCCCGGCAACTGGAGCCGCTACGGGTCGGCAAGACGCCGGCATCACTATTACATTTACCACCTGAAACCGATCTTGCGCTCCTTCCGGGCATTCGTCGTCATTTATTAAAGTATAAGAGTCATCTGGAACGCCGCCGCGAGGTGGCCAAAGGGCGCATCCCCTGGTGGTCGCTGCAATGGGGCCGGAAAGAGGAACTTTTCCGAGGGGCGAGGATCCTGACGCCGGCGAAGGCGCGCATCGTTCGTGCCGCCGCGGCTCCCGAAGGGATCCGGTTCAGCGCCGATATCTATACTTGGCGTTTGTGCGAGGGCGTCCTGCGGCGTTTTGAGGGGGTCACCGCCCGGCAGGCGGTATTCTGGCTGGCGCTCTATTTATCAAGCCGGCCCGGCCGGATCGCCTCGCGCCTGCTCGGTAAAAAACTCGGATCGGTGGTTGAATTGTATCCACAAACCCAGCGGTTGGTACCCGTACCCGTACCGGACAGCGCCGGCTGGCGGAGGATTTCACAAGGGATGGAAGGCTGGTTGTCCCCGCAAGGAATCGCCGCCTGCACCCCGGATGAGTTGTATCTTCAGGCGGATGATATCGTGGCCTCCATCTTGAGACCGACCGCCGAAGAGAAGGATCTCATGGAGGAGATAGAGTCGATCTGGGATCCTCCGGTTGGGGCGGAGGGCCACTTCCCCAACGATATCAAGCCATCCCTCCGGCCGGATCAGCATCAGGCTGAATAA
- a CDS encoding sulfatase-like hydrolase/transferase, with the protein MSVRHPAIPCHLGFLSFAVSLSLIFAFGWWTGCGSRVESVPPVPDGIPWAWLDFEPEPHPQNILLVTLDTTRRDALGCYGNPRHTTPVLDSLARSGLRFDMAVAPAPITAPSHTTMLTALDPPEHGVRDNGRTSLPDTIETLAATFQKRGFETAAILAAFPLDRRFGLNQGFDHYDDHFQERILTTNEETSQRRADTVTDTALEWARHRSAKPFFLWVHYFDPHVPWDPPSPFSERFSDEPYLGEVAFMDQELGRLLNGLRDLDLLKATTILIVGDHGESLGEHGEESHSFFIYDATMKVPCLLIPSMAGRFGELRDRVYKTPIRLRDLAPTLANLSGGASTPWEGRGSFSLLPSLINGEPAPVEVSYLETLVPALDYGWSDLRGIRSRDWKYIRAPRPELYRLGPDPAETTNVIDEYPEIAARLGDWLDWYLVREGPGDPEVEPMDRETLERLRSLGYLQGGGGRAEYSGADPKDRVDTYIAISAAMTAISEYRPGDAIKILEPVVRQERRNVDLMLAYASAHAMAGDVEKAEELYNGLLEQRPADTSLLTKLIRLSIIRNDEPRAMELFDRLVNIAPKKPGVEILRGELQESAGRLTDAREAYEAEIESHPDSYEAYCRLALLYRKAHEESRAVDALRRALAIFPYHAPSLAQLADIAYSKGRMEEGDSLTAAAISADPNEPLANFRKGWRAKEEGDLAAARRFYQKAIKVQPEYAIAHVNLGNVYLESQDWLPALRHYDAALALDYESALLRNNQGVALAQSGRLPEAIEAWERALLLDPDEDLRSGIQRNLEMARSQLGL; encoded by the coding sequence ATGAGTGTGAGGCATCCTGCAATCCCCTGTCATTTAGGATTTCTGTCCTTCGCTGTCAGCTTGAGTCTCATCTTTGCGTTCGGTTGGTGGACCGGCTGTGGCTCTCGTGTGGAATCGGTGCCCCCGGTGCCTGACGGTATCCCTTGGGCCTGGCTGGATTTTGAGCCGGAACCGCATCCGCAAAATATACTGCTTGTCACCCTTGACACGACCCGCCGGGATGCCCTGGGCTGTTATGGAAACCCCCGCCATACGACCCCCGTTCTCGATTCCCTGGCTCGATCCGGCCTCCGCTTTGACATGGCGGTGGCGCCGGCACCGATCACGGCTCCGTCCCATACCACGATGTTAACGGCGCTGGATCCACCCGAACACGGAGTCCGCGATAATGGGCGCACATCCCTGCCCGATACAATCGAGACCCTTGCCGCAACTTTTCAGAAGCGCGGATTTGAGACAGCCGCTATTCTTGCCGCCTTTCCATTGGACCGCCGTTTTGGACTGAATCAAGGTTTTGATCATTATGACGACCATTTTCAGGAAAGAATCTTGACCACAAATGAGGAAACATCCCAGCGCCGGGCCGATACGGTGACGGATACGGCTTTGGAATGGGCTCGCCACCGCTCAGCCAAACCTTTCTTTCTATGGGTCCATTATTTTGACCCTCATGTCCCCTGGGATCCGCCGTCTCCTTTCAGTGAGCGATTCAGTGATGAGCCCTATCTGGGAGAGGTGGCTTTTATGGATCAGGAACTCGGCCGCTTATTGAACGGGCTGCGTGATCTGGATCTCTTGAAAGCGACGACAATCCTGATCGTGGGTGATCATGGCGAGAGTTTGGGCGAGCATGGCGAGGAGAGCCACTCTTTCTTCATTTATGACGCGACGATGAAGGTGCCCTGTCTTCTGATTCCGTCGATGGCGGGTCGGTTCGGGGAGCTTCGGGACCGGGTTTACAAAACGCCGATCCGTTTGCGGGATTTAGCTCCGACCCTGGCCAATCTGTCAGGAGGAGCATCCACCCCTTGGGAAGGGCGGGGGTCGTTCAGTCTTCTCCCCAGCCTTATCAACGGTGAGCCGGCGCCGGTTGAGGTGAGCTATCTTGAGACCCTGGTTCCCGCACTCGATTATGGATGGAGCGATTTGCGGGGTATTCGGTCCCGCGACTGGAAATATATCCGGGCGCCCCGTCCCGAGTTATACAGATTGGGTCCTGATCCTGCGGAAACGACCAATGTGATTGACGAGTATCCGGAGATTGCGGCCCGTCTCGGCGATTGGCTCGATTGGTATCTCGTGCGGGAAGGGCCCGGCGATCCGGAAGTCGAACCCATGGATCGGGAGACCTTGGAGCGCCTTAGAAGTCTCGGGTATCTCCAGGGGGGCGGCGGCCGGGCCGAATACTCGGGCGCCGATCCCAAAGATCGGGTGGATACCTATATCGCGATCTCGGCGGCCATGACGGCGATCTCTGAGTACCGCCCGGGAGACGCCATCAAGATACTGGAACCGGTTGTTCGCCAGGAGCGGCGGAATGTGGATTTAATGCTCGCCTACGCCTCGGCCCATGCCATGGCGGGCGATGTGGAAAAGGCGGAGGAATTGTATAATGGGCTCCTGGAGCAAAGGCCCGCCGATACCTCTCTGCTGACAAAATTGATCCGACTTTCCATTATCAGGAATGACGAACCGCGGGCGATGGAATTATTCGATCGACTCGTAAACATCGCTCCCAAGAAACCGGGAGTCGAGATTCTCCGGGGTGAACTGCAGGAATCCGCGGGCCGGCTCACTGACGCCCGGGAAGCCTATGAAGCGGAAATCGAATCCCATCCCGATAGCTATGAAGCTTACTGTCGTCTTGCCCTTCTATATCGAAAAGCTCATGAGGAATCCCGGGCTGTTGACGCCCTGCGGCGGGCGCTCGCCATTTTTCCATACCACGCGCCGAGCCTGGCGCAGTTGGCCGATATCGCCTATTCGAAGGGGCGGATGGAAGAGGGAGATTCATTGACGGCGGCGGCTATCAGCGCCGACCCTAATGAACCCCTGGCCAATTTTCGGAAGGGCTGGCGCGCCAAAGAAGAGGGCGACCTGGCGGCCGCGCGGCGGTTTTATCAAAAGGCGATCAAGGTCCAGCCTGAATACGCCATCGCCCATGTCAACCTTGGGAATGTCTATTTGGAATCTCAAGATTGGCTGCCGGCGCTGAGGCACTACGACGCCGCGCTGGCGCTCGACTATGAGTCGGCCTTGCTGAGAAACAATCAGGGCGTTGCGCTCGCCCAGAGCGGCCGCCTGCCTGAAGCGATCGAGGCTTGGGAGAGGGCCCTTTTGTTAGATCCCGATGAAGATTTGCGGAGCGGTATCCAACGGAACCTGGAGATGGCGCGCAGCCAGTTGGGATTGTGA
- the rlmD gene encoding 23S rRNA (uracil(1939)-C(5))-methyltransferase RlmD, producing MEKNERRSLPGRGGEVDLDIRDLAFGGAGVGDIDGLIVLVRGGFPGDRVRARIRRKRSGYLEADVVELLKASPRRRNPPCRHTAVCGGCALMPLDEHEQTEIKQRQAVDLLQRIGGFKPAELLPPLMLPSPLEYRNKMEFTFSRRPWTEVPPDPLAAPSDEERLALGLHPRGRFDAVFDVTDCRLQSPLTNRILTCLREESIRLGLPVYDSRRDNGLLRHVITRISTHWPDLLVVLVTRDWDDRIRLLSATLRRRVPQVTGVVLLINREKATVARGDETHHIWGRPYIRETIGGWTWRIGPSTFFQTSAAGAEKLLCKALEWADPKSDETAIDLYCGAGTFTLPLARRMKQVVGIESVSEAVFEGRANADRLGMKNVIFHDALVENILRPKHGNNREAAQAEILERLKLKQSPDLILLDPPRAGLHPKALPSLALLAPKRIVYISCNPSTQARDAKALIEAGYTANRFQVCDLFPQTPHMETILLMERARAGGGRLKD from the coding sequence ATGGAAAAAAACGAACGGCGCTCCCTTCCCGGGCGGGGTGGTGAGGTCGATCTGGATATTCGGGATCTCGCCTTCGGCGGTGCGGGAGTAGGAGATATCGATGGCCTGATCGTCCTGGTCCGCGGCGGATTCCCCGGGGACCGCGTGCGGGCCCGGATTCGCCGTAAACGGTCCGGATACCTCGAAGCCGATGTTGTCGAGCTCCTGAAAGCCTCCCCGCGACGGCGGAATCCACCTTGCCGGCATACCGCCGTCTGCGGAGGATGCGCCCTGATGCCCCTCGATGAGCATGAGCAGACAGAGATTAAGCAGCGGCAGGCGGTGGACCTCCTGCAGCGGATCGGCGGATTCAAACCCGCCGAACTCCTCCCGCCGCTTATGCTCCCCTCCCCACTTGAATACCGCAACAAGATGGAGTTCACCTTCTCCCGCAGACCCTGGACCGAGGTCCCGCCCGATCCGCTGGCCGCACCCTCCGATGAAGAGAGGCTGGCATTGGGCCTCCACCCCCGCGGCCGCTTTGACGCCGTTTTCGATGTGACCGATTGCCGTCTTCAGAGCCCCCTGACCAACCGGATCCTAACGTGCCTGCGCGAGGAATCGATCCGGTTGGGTTTGCCGGTCTACGACAGCCGCCGTGACAACGGTTTGCTCCGTCACGTCATCACGAGAATCTCCACGCACTGGCCCGATCTGCTGGTCGTCCTCGTGACCCGGGACTGGGATGACCGGATCCGCCTCCTCTCAGCGACCTTGCGCCGGCGGGTACCACAGGTCACCGGCGTCGTGCTGCTTATCAATCGGGAGAAAGCCACCGTGGCCCGGGGGGATGAAACCCATCATATCTGGGGACGGCCTTATATCCGGGAAACAATCGGCGGATGGACTTGGCGGATCGGCCCCTCCACATTCTTTCAAACCAGCGCCGCCGGGGCCGAAAAACTATTGTGCAAGGCTTTGGAATGGGCCGATCCAAAATCCGATGAGACGGCGATCGATCTTTACTGCGGCGCGGGAACATTCACCCTTCCGCTGGCCCGCCGGATGAAACAGGTGGTGGGTATTGAATCGGTCTCCGAAGCCGTATTTGAGGGACGGGCCAACGCGGATCGTTTGGGGATGAAGAATGTTATATTTCATGACGCGCTCGTCGAAAACATTCTCCGTCCCAAGCATGGAAATAACCGGGAAGCGGCGCAGGCCGAGATCTTGGAGCGGCTCAAACTTAAACAATCACCGGACCTGATACTCCTCGACCCTCCGAGGGCGGGACTGCATCCAAAAGCCCTCCCCAGTCTCGCCCTTCTCGCACCGAAACGGATCGTTTATATATCCTGCAATCCGTCCACACAGGCGCGGGACGCCAAGGCTCTCATCGAGGCGGGTTATACGGCGAACAGATTCCAAGTTTGTGACTTGTTCCCCCAGACACCCCATATGGAAACGATTCTTCTAATGGAGCGAGCGCGGGCAGGCGGAGGCCGTCTTAAAGATTGA
- a CDS encoding bifunctional (p)ppGpp synthetase/guanosine-3',5'-bis(diphosphate) 3'-pyrophosphohydrolase produces the protein MPKEEEAKIPELRRELYGNLRKVRRGADLTLVREADQFAEAAHEGQPRKSGAHYYTHCLNVALILMDLLGRRVDLTILAAALLHDVLEDNKKITRAMVQDRFGEDVALLVDGVTKISGLPFKDRLHQNTEYFRKMLLTMVRDIRVILIKLADRLHNMRTLEHLEDEKRRRIARETMDIFAPLAHRLGIARVKWELEDLSFKYLEPEAYKEIAHKVRLKREEREELIRNIQNPIQKKLDDWDIKAQVQGRPKSFHSIYQKMKRDDARFEEIYDLLGLRIVVNTRDECYRVLGLLHDSYTPVAGRFKDYIAMPKSNMYRSLHTTVIGPHGRMVEIQIRTRKMHHTSEFGIAAHYHYKEGGKRDTKLAKALGEAIVERTTDWEVDSDDPQLFMDFLRASLYPDEIFVFTPQGSLIRLQDGSTPVDFAYAIHTEVGNHCAATKVNSRQVSLRHKLKSGQVVEIITSPHAHPREEWTTFVASPRTKAKIRRWLKQQYRVDAINLGRDMLLREFKRRKIRKPRDKSLDNIAVELGIHDRHLLFARIGEGDVSVEKVITRFEPKEEVKTGSEGLEAPPVLKPDRQSVKGVRIQNVDSLLMRLAKCCRPIAGDHVVGIVTRGRGVSVHRVDCPNTFDDRVEPERKVELSWGVEPGQIFQVGLVVHGSERPGLLADVAAAVAKEGVSIYEARMGHRDKDARGEFVVEIANTLQLERVMSAIRRVKGVSRAERFAWSPKEEE, from the coding sequence TTGCCAAAAGAAGAAGAGGCAAAGATACCCGAACTGCGAAGAGAGCTTTACGGCAATCTCCGCAAGGTGCGCCGCGGCGCCGATCTTACGCTCGTGCGCGAGGCGGATCAATTTGCCGAAGCGGCCCACGAAGGCCAGCCTAGAAAATCGGGCGCCCACTATTACACACACTGTCTCAATGTCGCGCTCATCCTCATGGATCTCCTTGGGCGAAGGGTCGATCTGACGATTTTGGCCGCGGCCCTGCTTCATGATGTTCTGGAAGACAACAAAAAAATCACCAGGGCGATGGTCCAAGACCGTTTTGGTGAGGATGTGGCGCTCCTTGTCGATGGCGTGACAAAGATCAGCGGTCTCCCCTTCAAGGACCGCCTGCACCAGAATACCGAATATTTCCGGAAGATGCTTCTCACGATGGTCCGGGATATCCGCGTCATTCTGATCAAATTGGCTGATCGCTTGCACAATATGCGGACCCTGGAACATCTCGAAGATGAAAAGCGGCGGCGTATCGCCCGGGAAACAATGGATATCTTCGCGCCTCTGGCTCATCGGCTCGGGATCGCTCGCGTGAAGTGGGAATTGGAGGACCTCTCTTTTAAATACCTTGAACCGGAGGCCTATAAAGAGATTGCCCATAAAGTTCGGTTGAAGCGGGAAGAACGCGAGGAACTGATAAGGAATATACAAAATCCGATTCAGAAAAAACTTGATGATTGGGATATTAAAGCCCAGGTGCAGGGGCGTCCGAAATCTTTCCATTCGATCTATCAGAAGATGAAACGCGACGATGCGCGATTTGAAGAGATCTATGATTTATTGGGCCTGCGGATCGTCGTGAATACTCGTGATGAATGTTATCGTGTGCTGGGATTGCTGCATGATTCGTATACGCCGGTGGCCGGGCGATTCAAAGATTATATTGCGATGCCGAAATCGAATATGTACCGCTCGCTTCACACCACCGTGATCGGCCCTCATGGAAGGATGGTCGAGATACAGATCCGGACGCGAAAGATGCATCACACGTCCGAATTCGGCATCGCGGCCCACTATCACTATAAGGAAGGGGGGAAGCGGGACACGAAACTGGCCAAGGCCCTTGGAGAGGCGATTGTCGAACGAACGACCGATTGGGAGGTCGACTCCGATGATCCCCAACTCTTCATGGATTTTCTGAGGGCTTCGCTCTATCCCGATGAAATTTTTGTCTTTACGCCTCAAGGATCGCTCATCCGCCTCCAAGACGGCTCCACGCCTGTTGATTTTGCCTACGCCATTCACACCGAAGTGGGGAACCATTGCGCCGCAACCAAGGTCAATTCAAGGCAGGTTTCCCTGCGCCACAAATTGAAAAGCGGGCAGGTCGTCGAGATTATCACCTCGCCCCATGCTCATCCGCGTGAAGAATGGACGACCTTTGTCGCTTCTCCCAGGACGAAGGCGAAGATCAGACGCTGGCTCAAACAGCAGTACCGGGTAGACGCCATCAACCTCGGGCGGGATATGCTCCTGCGCGAATTCAAACGGCGGAAGATCCGCAAGCCACGCGACAAGAGCCTGGACAACATCGCCGTCGAATTGGGTATCCATGACCGGCATCTTCTTTTTGCGCGAATCGGCGAGGGGGATGTGTCGGTCGAAAAGGTGATCACCCGGTTTGAGCCGAAAGAGGAAGTGAAAACCGGGTCCGAAGGATTGGAAGCTCCTCCCGTCCTGAAGCCGGATCGCCAATCCGTCAAAGGTGTCCGCATTCAGAATGTTGATTCCCTTCTCATGCGGCTTGCGAAATGCTGCCGTCCGATCGCGGGGGATCATGTTGTCGGGATCGTGACCCGCGGCAGGGGTGTCTCGGTGCATCGTGTCGATTGCCCCAACACCTTTGATGACCGGGTGGAGCCCGAACGCAAAGTGGAGTTATCCTGGGGCGTTGAGCCGGGTCAGATCTTCCAGGTCGGCCTTGTTGTTCATGGCTCGGAACGCCCCGGCCTCTTGGCTGATGTCGCCGCGGCGGTCGCCAAGGAGGGTGTCAGTATTTACGAGGCCCGGATGGGCCATAGAGATAAAGATGCCCGGGGCGAGTTTGTTGTCGAAATCGCAAACACCCTTCAACTGGAACGCGTGATGAGCGCCATCCGGAGAGTGAAAGGCGTCAGCCGGGCCGAGCGGTTTGCCTGGTCTCCGAAAGAGGAAGAATGA